The proteins below are encoded in one region of Cytophagales bacterium:
- a CDS encoding nuclear transport factor 2 family protein, with amino-acid sequence MSTQEIANRLVALCREGKFEQAIQELYAPEIVSVEPVGAPVERVQGFEALAEKAKAFGEMIAETHGSSVSDPIVADNFFSCSMTMDVTFKDGPRVNMEEICLYQVKDGKVIKEEFFFTPMQG; translated from the coding sequence ATGTCCACTCAAGAAATAGCCAATAGACTTGTTGCACTTTGCCGTGAGGGAAAATTTGAACAAGCCATTCAGGAATTGTATGCCCCTGAAATTGTAAGCGTAGAGCCTGTAGGAGCACCGGTCGAAAGGGTGCAGGGATTTGAGGCGTTGGCGGAAAAAGCCAAAGCTTTCGGTGAAATGATTGCTGAAACGCATGGATCTTCCGTGTCTGACCCTATCGTGGCTGATAATTTCTTTTCCTGCTCCATGACCATGGATGTTACCTTTAAGGATGGCCCGAGGGTAAATATGGAAGAGATATGCCTGTATCAGGTAAAAGATGGTAAGGTGATCAAGGAGGAATTCTTTTTCACTCCGATGCAGGGGTAA
- a CDS encoding KTSC domain-containing protein gives MTASLQTEHLKRISADVNSSMVSHLEYSKEECKMSIRFIRGRYKGKTREYDNVMPHEFFSLLNAPSLGKAVIHFLESRKSA, from the coding sequence ATGACAGCTTCACTTCAAACCGAACATTTGAAGCGGATCTCAGCTGATGTAAACTCATCCATGGTATCACACCTGGAATATTCGAAAGAAGAATGTAAGATGAGTATTAGATTCATCAGAGGCCGATACAAGGGTAAAACGCGTGAATACGACAATGTGATGCCCCATGAATTCTTTAGCCTGCTGAATGCGCCTTCACTCGGAAAAGCCGTGATCCACTTTTTGGAAAGCAGAAAGTCCGCCTGA
- a CDS encoding DUF4295 domain-containing protein has product MAKKVVATLKSKDGVKYAKVIRAIRSEKTGAYTFKEEMVTEGEVKEVLSRK; this is encoded by the coding sequence ATGGCAAAGAAAGTAGTTGCAACGCTTAAGAGTAAAGATGGTGTAAAGTATGCCAAAGTGATCAGAGCAATCCGTTCTGAAAAAACTGGCGCTTACACTTTCAAGGAGGAGATGGTAACGGAAGGTGAGGTCAAAGAAGTATTGAGCCGCAAGTAA
- a CDS encoding T9SS type A sorting domain-containing protein: MEHFNFPRKAWRRMSFALVATLTLSVLFLNPFQEDRGLTLEEQRTKYQGSTVEEINSLPKYDRPDLAVMQNFDMTRDPSTNEVPVERALQAFKEVKKNFQAQALPGVTWTERGPDNVGGRTRAIMFDPNDGTSRKVWAGGVGGGLWSNNDITSASSVWQNVDDFWANIAVTTIAYDPTNTNTFYVGTGEGFFNADAIRGAGIWKSTNGGSSWTQLSSTTGSDFHYVQKVVVTPSGTVIAATQEGLFRSTNDGASWSQLFTGRYADIEVASNGDVWASEGIFTTGVVRKSTNDGVSWSTVTPASGGERIELAIAPSDPNTVYAVASNNTAIAWMYRTTNGGSSWSAITVPQYTEQSCTLSGSNDFARGQAWYDLIMSVSPTNPNVALVGGIDIYKTTNGGSSWGLVSYWTGACDTYVHADQHAMMWSPTDTDAAIFGNDGGVFYSSNVGSASNPSFVARNNGYNVTQFYGGDQRAESGSNIMLAGAQDNGSHRYSTAGINSTTEVTGGDGAYCHIDQANGNYQFTAYVYNSYYRSTNNGSSFSTILSNQTYGRFINPTEYDDNAKVLYSAANADQYIYLDNLTGSAAGIGAFLNSVSLGGRTASAFKASPYTANRVFMATGTNRGAGGSAVYRIDNAHTNSPTVTQISTSAIPSNGYISSIDLGTSENQILITYANYGLTSVWETRNGGSTWTNREGNLPDVPVRWGIYNPNNTNEVLLATEVGVWSTDNVNVSSPDWGATNVGLANVRCDMLQYRASDGQVMVITHGRGSYTGFPFSGAAPDTEAPTTPTNLASSNVTETGFDISWTASTDNIGVTGYNVYLNGAFSGSTASTSFSFSGLSASTSYNVAVEATDAAGNVSGQLTGSVTTAAPGAISCTSTVASFPYGEGFESGDGWTQLGGDDGNWYRTSTNTPSSGTGPTSAAEGSFYLFLEASTNGSAGQIGNNATAILESPCFDLSGETSASFDFQYHMWGTAVGTLTVSATTDDSNYTTLFTQTGDQGNQWNSANIDLASYVGGTVKLRITGTTGNGWSSDIAIDDLGVSAGGGGGDTQAPTDPTNLTSSNVAQTSFDLSWTASSDNVGVTGYNVFINGSNIGTVTGTAASITGLVANTTYSAGVQAYDAAGNVSGTTSINVTTASAGGCTPATVNSEGFEGGWGIWNDGGSDARRSINDQAYATTGSYCIRLRDNTSTSTMTTDNIDLSTFDDLTVDFGYYPRSMETNEDFWLQISTNGGSTYTTVETWAAGAEFVNNNFYTESVTIAGPFTTNTRVRFRCDASGNSDYVYIDDVVISGCNAAGTTIVHNGSNEATGFNVPVEDEVDGFELEDVVVYPNPVQSILNIKNLPEAAAVRLMDVSGRVLIKDTAEVDLDVSRLAPGMYFLRVINGDESRTIKIKKQ; the protein is encoded by the coding sequence ATGGAACATTTTAACTTTCCGCGAAAAGCGTGGAGACGTATGTCTTTTGCGTTGGTCGCAACTTTAACCTTATCCGTGTTGTTCCTGAATCCTTTCCAAGAGGACAGAGGTTTGACGCTCGAGGAGCAGAGAACCAAATATCAGGGATCAACCGTAGAGGAAATCAATTCACTTCCTAAATACGACCGACCAGATCTGGCTGTCATGCAAAATTTTGACATGACAAGAGATCCAAGTACCAATGAAGTGCCGGTAGAACGAGCACTTCAGGCGTTTAAGGAAGTGAAGAAAAATTTCCAGGCACAAGCTCTTCCCGGTGTAACCTGGACAGAAAGAGGTCCTGACAATGTCGGTGGACGTACCCGAGCGATCATGTTTGATCCCAATGATGGTACGAGCCGAAAAGTCTGGGCTGGTGGTGTTGGTGGTGGGCTATGGTCCAACAATGATATTACTTCTGCTTCTTCAGTTTGGCAAAATGTCGATGATTTCTGGGCCAATATTGCCGTTACAACGATTGCTTATGATCCAACGAACACCAATACTTTCTACGTAGGTACGGGTGAAGGATTCTTCAACGCAGATGCGATCAGAGGTGCAGGTATCTGGAAATCTACGAATGGTGGATCAAGCTGGACACAGCTTTCCAGTACGACTGGTTCTGATTTCCACTATGTACAGAAAGTGGTGGTAACCCCTTCAGGAACTGTGATTGCCGCAACCCAAGAAGGTCTTTTCAGATCTACTAACGATGGAGCCAGCTGGAGCCAGCTTTTTACAGGACGTTATGCGGATATTGAAGTAGCTTCAAATGGTGATGTATGGGCTTCCGAAGGTATTTTCACTACAGGTGTAGTTAGAAAATCGACCAATGACGGGGTAAGCTGGTCTACAGTAACTCCTGCTTCTGGTGGAGAGCGTATCGAATTGGCGATTGCGCCTTCAGATCCCAATACGGTTTATGCTGTAGCGTCTAACAATACAGCCATTGCGTGGATGTACCGAACTACCAATGGTGGTAGCAGCTGGTCAGCTATCACTGTACCTCAATACACTGAGCAAAGCTGTACGCTTTCTGGATCCAATGATTTTGCGCGTGGACAAGCATGGTATGATCTGATCATGTCTGTAAGCCCAACCAATCCTAACGTTGCTTTAGTAGGTGGTATCGACATTTACAAAACCACCAATGGTGGTAGCAGCTGGGGGCTGGTTTCTTACTGGACTGGCGCTTGTGATACTTATGTTCATGCGGATCAGCACGCAATGATGTGGAGTCCTACTGATACCGATGCAGCAATCTTCGGTAATGATGGAGGTGTATTCTACTCTTCCAATGTAGGAAGCGCTTCTAATCCTAGCTTCGTTGCAAGAAACAATGGCTACAACGTAACGCAGTTCTACGGTGGAGACCAAAGAGCGGAATCTGGCAGCAACATCATGTTGGCAGGTGCGCAGGATAATGGTTCTCACCGATACAGCACAGCGGGTATCAACTCTACTACTGAGGTGACTGGTGGTGACGGTGCTTACTGTCATATAGACCAAGCCAACGGTAATTATCAGTTCACTGCTTATGTGTACAACAGTTATTATCGATCTACTAATAATGGTAGCTCATTCTCAACCATCTTGTCTAACCAGACTTACGGACGATTCATTAACCCTACCGAGTATGATGACAATGCCAAAGTACTTTACTCCGCTGCAAACGCCGATCAGTACATCTATCTAGATAATTTAACGGGTAGTGCTGCTGGTATCGGAGCATTCTTGAATTCTGTAAGCTTGGGTGGAAGAACGGCTTCTGCGTTTAAAGCTTCGCCTTATACCGCGAACAGAGTATTCATGGCAACAGGTACAAACCGTGGTGCAGGTGGATCGGCTGTTTACAGAATTGATAATGCCCACACCAACTCACCAACGGTAACTCAAATCAGTACTTCTGCTATTCCTAGCAATGGTTATATCTCTAGCATCGATTTAGGAACAAGTGAAAACCAGATCCTGATCACGTATGCTAACTATGGATTGACTTCTGTTTGGGAAACCAGAAATGGAGGTTCTACCTGGACCAACAGAGAAGGTAACTTACCAGATGTACCGGTACGATGGGGTATTTACAACCCTAATAATACCAATGAAGTATTGCTAGCGACAGAAGTTGGCGTTTGGTCTACAGATAATGTGAATGTTTCTTCTCCTGATTGGGGAGCAACTAACGTAGGATTGGCCAATGTACGATGCGACATGTTACAGTACAGAGCGAGTGATGGTCAGGTCATGGTGATCACGCATGGGCGAGGTTCTTACACAGGATTCCCTTTCAGTGGTGCTGCACCTGATACAGAAGCGCCTACCACTCCAACAAATCTGGCTTCATCTAATGTTACTGAAACAGGATTTGACATCAGTTGGACTGCATCTACTGATAACATCGGTGTGACTGGTTACAATGTTTACCTGAATGGCGCATTCAGCGGAAGCACCGCTTCTACAAGCTTCAGCTTCTCAGGACTTTCTGCTTCTACTAGCTACAATGTGGCGGTTGAAGCAACCGATGCTGCTGGAAATGTTTCAGGACAATTGACTGGAAGTGTAACTACTGCTGCTCCTGGAGCGATTAGCTGTACTTCTACGGTTGCTTCTTTCCCTTACGGAGAAGGATTTGAAAGTGGAGATGGCTGGACACAGCTTGGTGGAGATGATGGTAACTGGTACCGAACTTCTACCAATACACCTTCAAGTGGAACTGGACCAACTTCTGCTGCGGAAGGATCTTTCTATCTTTTCCTTGAAGCTTCTACCAATGGTTCTGCTGGACAGATTGGTAATAATGCTACGGCTATTTTGGAAAGCCCTTGTTTCGATCTTTCTGGCGAAACTTCTGCAAGTTTTGATTTCCAATATCATATGTGGGGTACTGCAGTAGGTACGTTGACTGTTTCAGCTACTACTGATGATTCCAACTATACGACGCTATTTACTCAAACTGGAGATCAAGGGAATCAGTGGAATAGTGCAAACATTGATTTGGCAAGCTATGTTGGAGGAACAGTGAAACTGAGAATTACCGGAACTACCGGAAACGGATGGTCTAGTGATATCGCTATTGATGACCTTGGCGTTTCCGCTGGTGGCGGCGGTGGTGATACACAAGCACCTACCGATCCTACGAACCTGACATCTTCCAATGTTGCACAAACTAGCTTCGATCTTAGCTGGACGGCTTCTTCGGATAATGTTGGCGTAACCGGATACAATGTATTTATCAACGGATCTAACATCGGAACCGTAACCGGTACTGCTGCTTCCATTACTGGATTGGTGGCAAATACGACTTACAGTGCTGGTGTTCAGGCTTACGATGCTGCAGGAAATGTTTCTGGTACTACTTCGATCAATGTGACGACTGCTAGTGCTGGTGGATGTACTCCTGCTACTGTGAATTCTGAAGGATTCGAAGGTGGCTGGGGCATCTGGAACGATGGTGGGTCCGATGCTAGAAGAAGCATCAACGATCAGGCTTATGCTACCACAGGGTCTTACTGTATTCGATTGAGAGACAATACGTCTACTTCTACAATGACTACCGATAACATTGATCTTTCAACGTTTGATGACTTGACGGTTGATTTCGGATACTACCCACGAAGTATGGAAACCAATGAGGATTTCTGGTTGCAGATTTCTACCAACGGTGGATCTACATATACTACTGTCGAAACCTGGGCTGCTGGGGCTGAATTTGTGAATAACAACTTCTACACCGAGTCCGTGACCATTGCTGGTCCTTTCACAACCAACACAAGAGTGAGATTCCGTTGTGACGCTTCTGGCAATAGCGACTATGTCTACATTGATGATGTGGTGATTTCTGGTTGTAATGCAGCTGGTACCACGATCGTTCACAATGGTAGCAATGAAGCAACTGGTTTCAATGTTCCTGTGGAGGATGAAGTGGATGGGTTCGAACTGGAAGATGTAGTAGTATATCCTAACCCTGTTCAGAGCATCCTTAACATCAAGAATCTGCCGGAAGCTGCGGCCGTTCGATTGATGGACGTATCAGGAAGAGTATTGATCAAGGATACCGCAGAAGTTGACCTGGATGTAAGCCGCTTGGCTCCAGGAATGTACTTCTTGCGAGTGATCAATGGCGATGAGAGCCGTACGATCAAGATCAAGAAACAATAA
- the msrA gene encoding peptide-methionine (S)-S-oxide reductase MsrA yields the protein MRVSKSVFFSASFALAFLMACSSGTAQQPKPKTAAELEGYSKAYFASGCFWCVEAIFQSVKGVEEAISGYSGGKIKNPSYRLVSSGGTRHAEAVEVYYDPEVVSYETLVKVFFGSHDPTTPNRQGPDRGPQYRSMIYYLNDAEKEIAEKAIADLTASKVWPNPIVTEVVPFEIFYVAEAYHQEYEMLHPNQPYVRSVSVPRLNRFKAKFPELLKEEAH from the coding sequence ATGCGTGTTTCTAAGTCCGTATTCTTCTCTGCCAGTTTTGCCCTGGCCTTCTTGATGGCTTGTTCTTCCGGAACGGCCCAACAGCCAAAACCAAAAACGGCTGCAGAACTGGAAGGATATTCAAAAGCGTACTTTGCCAGTGGATGTTTCTGGTGCGTGGAAGCGATCTTCCAGTCAGTGAAAGGAGTAGAAGAAGCCATCTCTGGTTATTCCGGTGGAAAGATCAAAAACCCAAGCTACCGATTGGTAAGCTCAGGTGGTACCAGACACGCTGAGGCAGTCGAAGTGTACTACGATCCTGAAGTAGTGTCCTATGAAACATTAGTGAAAGTATTCTTCGGATCTCATGATCCTACTACGCCGAATCGACAAGGGCCAGATCGCGGACCGCAATACCGATCCATGATCTACTACCTCAATGATGCTGAAAAAGAGATCGCTGAAAAAGCTATTGCTGACTTGACTGCATCCAAGGTTTGGCCGAATCCCATCGTGACAGAAGTCGTGCCTTTCGAGATTTTCTATGTGGCGGAAGCATATCATCAGGAGTATGAAATGCTGCACCCGAATCAACCGTATGTCAGAAGCGTTTCTGTTCCTCGTTTGAATCGATTCAAAGCGAAATTCCCTGAGTTATTGAAGGAAGAAGCGCATTAA
- the hpt gene encoding hypoxanthine phosphoribosyltransferase, producing MPETVHLHDKVFEVFLEEKEILAQITSISKQINESHKDTEPLFLIVLKGAFMFGSELVSRYTGQCHLGFVNIRSYEGMKSTGNVQVSGLDPETVKGKSVIVIEDIIDSGRTMHKFLPILKDMGPSSVEIATLLSKPEAMQFHVDVAYSCFEIPDDFVVGFGLDYDGLGRNLRDIYQLVPESEV from the coding sequence ATGCCCGAAACAGTACATCTGCACGATAAAGTATTTGAGGTTTTTCTTGAAGAAAAGGAAATCCTTGCCCAGATCACGTCAATTTCAAAACAGATCAACGAAAGTCATAAGGACACGGAGCCTCTTTTTTTAATCGTTTTGAAAGGCGCCTTCATGTTTGGTTCAGAGTTGGTCAGTCGCTACACTGGGCAATGTCACCTGGGATTTGTTAACATCCGATCTTATGAGGGAATGAAAAGTACCGGCAATGTTCAAGTGTCGGGGCTGGATCCGGAAACAGTGAAAGGTAAGTCTGTCATCGTCATCGAGGACATCATAGATTCAGGAAGGACAATGCATAAATTTCTGCCTATTTTGAAAGACATGGGTCCTTCCAGTGTGGAGATAGCAACGCTCTTGTCAAAACCAGAAGCCATGCAATTTCATGTAGACGTGGCTTACAGTTGCTTCGAAATTCCTGACGATTTTGTGGTGGGCTTTGGTCTCGATTACGATGGGCTGGGGAGAAATCTTCGTGATATCTACCAGTTGGTACCAGAATCCGAGGTTTAG
- a CDS encoding DinB family protein — MMKRLPIFLLLTLFATMLVAQSISADERTKLVKHLNQSQSELFATVKGLTTEQLNFKTDADSWSIAECVEHIAITENTIFGLVETALTVEADPSRRNEVQMSDDQILGLIRARENKVKTRPDAEPQNRFVDYSGSLKTFKKRRKEHLNYVKKTDDDLRNRYCQFPFGTIDAYQTILFLSGHVQRHTDQIKEVMEADNFPG, encoded by the coding sequence ATGATGAAAAGATTACCAATCTTCCTATTGCTGACTTTGTTTGCTACGATGCTTGTCGCACAATCAATCAGCGCAGACGAGCGCACCAAACTTGTCAAACATCTCAATCAATCTCAAAGTGAGCTCTTTGCGACGGTAAAAGGACTTACCACTGAGCAATTGAATTTTAAGACTGATGCAGATTCCTGGTCCATCGCCGAATGCGTGGAACACATTGCGATCACGGAAAATACCATATTCGGCCTGGTTGAAACGGCATTGACTGTCGAAGCTGATCCTTCCAGAAGGAATGAGGTTCAAATGAGCGATGACCAAATACTGGGGTTAATTCGGGCGAGAGAAAATAAGGTGAAAACAAGACCGGATGCGGAGCCGCAAAATCGATTTGTGGATTATTCAGGTAGTTTGAAAACCTTTAAAAAAAGGAGAAAAGAACATCTGAACTATGTGAAAAAAACTGATGATGATCTGCGGAATCGCTATTGTCAATTCCCTTTTGGCACCATCGACGCGTATCAGACGATCCTTTTTCTTTCCGGCCATGTGCAGCGACATACCGACCAGATTAAAGAGGTGATGGAAGCTGATAACTTCCCCGGTTGA
- a CDS encoding aminopeptidase P family protein yields the protein MRRHNSILGMLFWMLPVLLVAQDEPDDFLSTDFHKERRDLVREKMPPNSVSVIFANPVRNRANDVDYVYHQDPNYYYLTGYREPHGVLLIFKEKQEGPNGTYDEILFAQPRNELREMWDGRRLGVEGVKTKLEIKDVYVNRTFKAYNVDFSQFDKVLFYDFKNDVRDTGTEGDLYDLISWFKEKASYPTEISLDIEGVVTNLDTRTLDQIMKDLRGIKTPEELDLLRKAVNISTVGQVEVMKAMKPGMGEREIQGIHEFVFKKYGAEYEGYPSIVGAGHNGCILHYVENYKPNISNDELILMDLGAEYHGYTADVTRTIPVSGKFSKEQKLIYDLVYKSQDEAIKMCKPGASFREITALSKTIINKGLVELGIISSEKEYHLYYPHGLSHHIGLDVHDKGNYDQMEENMVITIEPGIYIPEGSECAKKWWGIAVRIEDDILITSDGYELLSDRAPRKSEEIEALMKQPSILDQFILPGLDE from the coding sequence ATGCGACGACACAACAGCATACTCGGAATGCTTTTTTGGATGCTTCCTGTTTTATTGGTCGCTCAGGACGAGCCCGATGATTTTTTAAGTACAGACTTTCATAAAGAGCGAAGAGATCTGGTGCGAGAAAAAATGCCTCCCAATTCCGTGTCAGTCATTTTTGCCAATCCGGTTCGAAACCGTGCCAATGATGTGGATTACGTCTATCATCAGGACCCTAATTATTATTACCTCACTGGCTACCGAGAGCCACATGGTGTGCTGTTGATCTTCAAAGAAAAGCAGGAAGGCCCTAATGGCACATATGATGAGATACTTTTTGCGCAGCCACGCAACGAACTCAGGGAAATGTGGGATGGCCGAAGATTGGGAGTGGAAGGTGTGAAGACCAAGTTGGAGATCAAAGACGTCTACGTCAATCGCACCTTCAAAGCATACAATGTCGACTTTTCACAATTTGATAAGGTGTTGTTTTATGATTTTAAGAATGATGTCAGAGACACTGGTACAGAAGGTGATCTATATGATCTGATTTCCTGGTTCAAAGAAAAGGCCAGTTACCCTACTGAGATTTCCCTGGATATCGAAGGTGTGGTGACCAATTTGGATACCCGGACATTGGATCAGATCATGAAAGACCTTCGCGGGATCAAAACTCCTGAAGAACTGGATCTTCTGAGAAAGGCGGTAAATATTTCTACCGTAGGTCAGGTAGAGGTGATGAAAGCCATGAAGCCAGGTATGGGAGAAAGAGAGATTCAAGGTATCCATGAATTTGTCTTTAAGAAGTATGGGGCTGAATATGAAGGTTATCCATCCATCGTTGGGGCCGGGCATAATGGCTGCATTTTGCATTACGTTGAAAATTACAAGCCAAACATTAGCAATGATGAATTGATCTTAATGGATCTGGGTGCGGAATATCATGGATATACCGCGGATGTGACGCGTACGATTCCCGTTAGTGGAAAGTTCTCTAAGGAACAAAAGCTGATTTATGATCTGGTTTACAAGTCGCAGGATGAAGCGATTAAAATGTGTAAACCCGGAGCGTCTTTTCGAGAGATCACTGCCTTGTCCAAGACCATCATCAATAAAGGCCTGGTTGAGTTAGGAATTATTTCCAGTGAGAAAGAGTATCATTTGTATTACCCACATGGTTTATCACATCACATAGGTTTGGATGTGCACGACAAAGGGAATTATGATCAAATGGAGGAAAACATGGTGATCACCATCGAGCCGGGCATTTATATTCCCGAAGGAAGTGAATGTGCGAAAAAGTGGTGGGGAATTGCCGTCAGAATAGAGGATGATATATTGATCACCTCTGATGGTTATGAGTTGCTATCGGACCGGGCTCCACGCAAAAGTGAGGAGATTGAGGCGTTGATGAAACAGCCTAGTATATTAGATCAATTCATATTACCAGGATTAGATGAATAA
- the rpmG gene encoding 50S ribosomal protein L33, which produces MAKKGNRVQVILECTEHKDSGMPGTSRYISTKNRKNTPERLELKKYNPILRKYTVHKEIK; this is translated from the coding sequence ATGGCGAAGAAAGGAAATAGAGTTCAGGTAATTCTAGAGTGTACGGAACACAAGGATTCAGGAATGCCTGGAACTTCCCGATACATCTCTACGAAGAATAGAAAAAACACTCCTGAGAGATTGGAGTTGAAGAAATATAATCCTATCCTTAGGAAGTACACTGTTCACAAAGAAATTAAATAA
- a CDS encoding amidohydrolase family protein encodes MKRQLILFFVASIFSFTAFAQDTPTMDFEEYDPVSTLVVPENPIKKAKFPFIDVHSHQWNVTVDRVATLVKEMDEINMGVMVNLSGRGFDRAAGDIGTQAYLQGMVNRFNGEAPGRFIVFTNVSWKNVGAPGWADEAVRQLEEDVKNGANGLKVYKSLGLRNNDINGNRIAINDPRLDPVWAKCGELGIPVLIHAADPKSFWDPHDEKNERWLELKLRPGRKREANDPAPFEQIIAEQHHVFEKHPNTTFINAHMGWMANDLEKLGKHLDHFPNVNVGIGAVIAELGRQPRMGHKFFVKYQDRILFAKDAYNKEEFWTYFRVLETEDEYFPYYKKYHAFWRMYGLGLPDEVLKKVYYKNAIRIIPNIDASGFPD; translated from the coding sequence ATGAAACGTCAGTTGATACTGTTTTTTGTTGCTTCTATTTTTTCCTTCACAGCATTTGCACAGGACACACCAACCATGGATTTCGAGGAATATGATCCGGTATCCACACTGGTTGTTCCTGAAAACCCTATAAAAAAGGCCAAGTTTCCCTTCATCGATGTACACAGTCATCAGTGGAATGTAACCGTAGATCGTGTGGCTACACTCGTCAAAGAAATGGATGAGATCAACATGGGTGTGATGGTAAATCTAAGCGGACGTGGCTTTGATCGCGCGGCAGGAGACATTGGTACACAGGCCTATTTACAAGGAATGGTCAATCGCTTCAACGGAGAAGCTCCTGGAAGATTCATCGTTTTCACGAATGTGTCCTGGAAAAACGTCGGTGCTCCAGGCTGGGCGGATGAAGCCGTTCGTCAACTGGAAGAAGACGTAAAAAACGGCGCCAATGGGCTGAAGGTTTACAAGAGTCTGGGCTTAAGAAACAATGATATTAATGGCAACAGAATTGCCATAAACGATCCCCGACTTGATCCCGTATGGGCAAAATGCGGAGAATTGGGCATTCCTGTCTTGATCCACGCAGCAGACCCTAAATCCTTCTGGGATCCACATGATGAAAAAAATGAGCGTTGGTTGGAATTAAAATTGCGCCCTGGAAGAAAACGTGAAGCCAATGATCCAGCCCCTTTTGAGCAAATCATTGCAGAACAACATCATGTCTTTGAAAAGCATCCTAATACGACGTTTATCAATGCTCATATGGGCTGGATGGCTAACGACCTGGAAAAACTTGGAAAGCACCTTGACCACTTCCCGAATGTGAATGTGGGTATCGGTGCGGTGATCGCAGAGTTAGGTCGTCAACCGCGAATGGGGCATAAGTTCTTTGTGAAATATCAGGATCGCATACTCTTCGCGAAAGACGCTTATAATAAGGAAGAATTCTGGACGTACTTCCGTGTACTGGAAACAGAAGATGAGTATTTCCCCTACTACAAGAAATACCATGCATTCTGGAGGATGTACGGACTCGGATTACCGGATGAGGTACTGAAAAAAGTCTACTACAAAAATGCAATCCGCATTATTCCGAATATTGATGCTTCGGGGTTTCCGGATTGA
- the rpmB gene encoding 50S ribosomal protein L28, with product MSKVCQISGKRPRVGNNVSHANNKTKRRFYPNLQTKRFYIPEEDKWVTLKVSTQVLRTINKNGITSVLKKARANGNTLV from the coding sequence ATGTCAAAAGTTTGTCAGATTTCAGGTAAGAGACCAAGAGTAGGGAACAACGTTTCTCACGCAAACAACAAGACGAAGCGAAGATTTTATCCAAATCTTCAGACAAAGAGATTCTATATTCCAGAAGAGGACAAATGGGTCACTTTGAAAGTTTCTACGCAGGTGTTGAGAACCATCAATAAGAATGGCATCACCTCTGTCTTGAAAAAAGCAAGAGCAAACGGAAATACCCTGGTCTAA